A window of Desulfobulbus oralis genomic DNA:
GAACTGGCCACCAAGATCGAGGCCTACAATCGTAAGGTAGAGATTGCGAAGGACGCCATGATCCGCGCCAACCTCAGGCTCGTGGTGTCCATCGCCAAGCGCTACATGTATCAGGGCCTGACCCTGGCCGACCTGATTCAGGAAGGCAACCTGGGGCTCATGCGGGCCGTGTTTCGCTTCGACTACAAAAAGGGCAACAAGTTTTCGACCTATGCCTCTTGGTGGATCCGGCAGGCCATCACCCGCGCCATTCTGGACAAGACCCGCACCATCCGCCTGCCGGTGCACTTTCTGGAGTTGAGGAGCCAGTTCTTCAAAGCCTTTTATTCGCTCCTGAAGGAGCTGGGCCGTGAGCCCACGCCGGTGGAAATATCCAAAATGACCGATCTGCCCATGGACAAGATTCTGGCCATTCTGGAGGCGTCCCGCGAACCGATTTCCCTGGAAACGCCGGTGGGCGACGATGATTCGACCCTCGGCGATTTTCTGGAGAATCAGGACTCCGAATCGCCCTACGAGAGTGTGCAGAACCGGGAGCTGGCCAATCGGGTCAATGAGGTGCTCTCGACCCTGACCGAACGGGAAGAAAAAATTATCCGGCTTCGCTTCGGCATTGGCGAGCAGGCCGAATATACCCTGGAGGAAATCGGCAAGCGTTTCAAGGTGTCCCGCGAGCGCATCCGCCAGATCGAAAAGAAGGCGCTCATCCGCCTGCGTCACTCCAGCCGCCGGGAGAAACTCCGTTTTTTCCTTGATTGATCCGTTCGTTGCGATACCTGGCAACAGCCCCTTTCCCAAAAGGGGCTGTTGTATTTTCGGACTGCCCGCTTGTTTTGCGGCTGCCCTTTCCTGTCAGCAGGAATGACATGGACCTTTATATCGAACAGGCCGGACTCGGCCACATTCTGGAAAAGGTGCGCGCCGGCAAACGGCTGAGCCTTGCAGACGGCAAAACCCTTTACGAGCACCCGAATATTCTGGCGCTCGGCTATCTGGCCAATATCGTGCGCGAGCGGCTGAACGGCAAACGGGTGTACTTTATCTACAACCAGCACATCAACTACTCGAATATCTGCGTCAACCTGTGCAAGTTCTGCGCTTTTGGCCGTGAACGGGAAGACCCGCTGGCCTATGAGATGACGATCGACGAGATCCGGCGGAAGGTGCGGGAGCGGCTGGACGAGCCGATCGACGAGATCCATGTGGTGGGCAGCGTGCATCCGGATCTGCCCTTTTCCTGGTATCTGGAGATGCTGAAGGCCATTCACGAGGAAAGGCCCGGGGTGCATGTGCAGGCCTTTACCGGGGTGGAAATCCACCATCTGGCGCAGTTGGCCGGCAAATCCGTGGCAGAGGCGCTCAAGGAGCTGATGGCGGCCGGGCTGGGATCCATGCCCGGTGGCGGGGCCGAGGTGTTCAGCCCAAGGGTGCGGGCACTCACCTGCCCCAAAAAGATCTCCGGCGAAGAGTGGCTGCAGGTGGCCCGAACTGCCCACAAGCTGGGCCTCAAAACCAATGCCACCATGCTCTATGGCCATATCGAAACCCTGGACGAACGGCTGGAGCATCTGGATGCGCTCCGCCGCCTGCAGGACGAAACCCAGGGTTTTCTGGCCTTTATTCCCCTGGCCTATCATCCGAAAAACAACGAACTCGGCCAGGGCCGCAAGGCCACCACCGGCATCACGGACCTGAAAAACATCGCGGTGAGCCGGCTCATGCTGGACAATTTCCCGCATGTGAAGGCCTACTGGATCATGCTGGGCCAGAAGATGGCGCAGGTGGCGCTGGCCTTTGGCGCGGACGATCTGGACGGCACGGTCACGGAAGAGCGCATCACCCGCATGGCCGGCGGCGAGGCCGGGCAGGTGCTGGGCCATCAGACGCTCATCCGCCTGATTCGCGAGGCGGGCCTGGAACCGGTGCAGCGCGACACCCTCTACTCCAGTCTGAAGGTCTGCTGATGGCGCTCCCAGACCTCATGTCCCGCGTGGCAGCGGGGGAACGCGTTTCGGGCGGGGAATGGCTGGTGCTTGCGCGGGAGGCCAGCCTGCAGGAGCTGGGCTTTCTGGCCCATGCCATCCGGATGCGGCTGCACCCGGAGCCGCTCGTCACCTATGTGATTGACCGGAACATCAACTACACCGACATCTGCATCTCCGGCTGCAAGTTCTGCGCCTTCTTCCACGCGCCCGGAGACAGGGGCACGGTGCTGTCCCGGGAGGCGCTGGCGCAGAAAATCAGGGAAACCAGGGCCCTTGGCGGCACGCAGGTGCTGCTGCAGGGCGGCCTGCATCCGGACCTGCCTTTCTCCTTTTATGAGGAGATGCTCCGCTTCATGAAGGGCCTGGACATCCACGTGCACGGCTTTTCGCCGCCGGAAATCCAGCACTTCAGCAACTTGTCCGGCCTCCCCACCCGCGAGGTCATCAAGCGGCTGATAGCGGCCGGGCTGGACTCCATTCCGGGCGGCGGCGCGGAGATTCTGAACAACCGGGTGCGCCGGGAACTGGCGCCCAACAAATGCGATGCCGACACCTGGATCCGCATCATGGGCGAGGCGCACGAACAGGGGCTCAAAACCACGGCCACCATGATGTTCGGCCATATCGAGACCCTGGAGGAACGGCTGGAGCATCTGGAACGCGTGCGCAATCTGCAGGACCGCACAGGCGGCTTCACGGCCTTCATCCCCTGGCCCTTTCAGCCGGACAACACGCCTCTGGCCGCCAGCCGGCATATCGAAAAGACGAGCGCCGTGCACTATCTCAGGATGCTGGCCCTGAGCCGCATCTTCCTGGACAATGTGCCGAACCTGCAGGCTTCCTGGGTGACGCAGGGGCCGAAAATCGCCCAGCTCGCTTTATTTTTTGGGGCCAATGACTTTGGCTCCACCATGATCGAAGAGAACGTGGTGGCCGCGGCGGGCGTACATTTCCGGCTTTCGGAGCAGGAAATCCGCCGTCTGGTCACTGACGCCGGCTTCACGCCGCATCAGCGGCTCATGGATTATACGCTGGTCTGATGGCGATCGTTCTGCATACCGCCGCCTGGCTGGTCCCCGTGGCCGCGCTGCCCATCAAAAAGGGTGCGGTGGCGGTGGCAGCCGGGAAAATCGTAGCCGTCGGCCCGCTCGCCGAGGTGCAGGCCCGCTTTCCCGGCGTGGCCACGCACGATCACGGCGAGGCCGCGCTCACGCCGGCGCTCATCAATGCCCACAGCCATCTGGAGCTGGCCCATCTGCACGAATTGTCCCAGCAGCCGCACGTGGGCAGCTTCACTGCCTGGGTGGCCAAACTGCTTGCCCTGCGCAGCCAGAAGGGCGACAACGGCGCAGCGAGCGCCGCACTTGCCGAATGCCGGCGTCTGTATGACGAGGGCGTCTCCGTGCTGGCGGATATCGGCAACAGCGATCTGCCGCTGGATCTGATGGATCGCTTTCCGGGCAGGCTCCTGGCCTTTCACGAATATCTGGGCATAACGGAGCGGGACTCGGACAGGAACCGGGCACGGCTTCAGCTCGAAGCGGACAGCCGCCTGTGTAGCGCCCATGCGCCGTACTCCACCCATCCGGCTTTGCTGCAGGCCCTGAAGAGCCGCGCCCGGCGCCTGGGCCAGATCCTGCCCATTCATGTGGCCGAGCCGCCGGAGGAGCTGGAGCTTTTGCGCAGCGGCGGCGGCGAGATGGCAGCCTTCTCCCGTGCCCGCGCGCAGGACGAACTCCACTTTCAGCCCGCCGTGGCGCCGACGGAGGGCAGCATCCACTACCTCTACCGGCTGGGCCTTTTGGATGCGGAGACCCTCTGCGTCCACGCCGTGCACCTGAGCGAGGCCGAGCTGGATATTCTCGCCGGCACCGGAGCCAAGGTCTGCCTCTGCCCCGGCAGCAACCGCTTTCTGGGCGTCGGCAGCGCGCCGGTCCTGCGCTTTCTGGCCCACGGCATCCTGCCCGCCCTGGGCACGGACAGCAGCGCCAGCAATCCCGAACTCTCGCTCTGGCGGGAAATGCGGCTTCTGGCCGAAACGCCCGGCCTGAAGCCCGAGACCATCTTCGCCATGGCCACCCTGGGCGGCGCAGCGGCCCTGGGGCTGGACAGGGACTTCGGTTCCTTGGCAGTCGGCAAAAGCGCCGATATGATCCTGGTGCCCCTGGACAGGGCCGTTCCGGATCCGGCGGGACTCATGCAGGCGCTGGTCAGCCCGCCTGGACGGCACGTCATCAAAAGGATTGCGCCATGACAGCCACAGCCCGCATCGGCATGGTCAACTACATCAATGTGGCGCCGATTTACGAAATCTGGAAGGAAAAGCGCCTGCCCGCGTACTGGCAGGTGATCGAGGGCCATCCACGCCAGTTGAACGAGCTGCTCCTGGCGGACCGGATCGACATGGGTTTTGTCTCGGCCTTTGCCTATGCCCTGCACCCGGAGCGCTACCGGATCTTTTCCGGCCTGTCCATCAGCGCCACCGGCCCGGTGGGCAGCGTGTTCCTGTTTTCCAGGCTGCCGCCCGCCCAACTGGATGGCCGGCGGATCATCCTCACGAAGCAATCCGACACCTCCATCCGGCTGGTGCAGATCATCCTCGAGGAATGGTACCGGATCCGGCCCCGCTATGAGCAGGGACTGGTCTATGGGCCGGACTCGCAGGCCGGGGACGCGGCAGCGGTGCTGGCCATTGGCGACGATGCCCTGCGCATCAGCCGCGAGGGCAGCTACCCGGTGGCCATGGACCTGGGCGAAGCCTGGATGCGGCACACGGGCCTGCCCTTCGTGTTTTCAGTCTGGGTGGTGCGGGAGGATTTTGTGCGCGCGCAGCCGGAGGAGGCCCGCCGCATTCGGGAATGCCTGCTGGCCTGCCGCAGGGAAGGCCGGGCGCGGCTCCCCGAAATCTGCCGCAAGGCGGCGGCCCGCATTCCCATGGACTGCGGGGCCTGCGCCGGCTACCTGCGCGCCATCGAGCACGATCTGAGTCCGGTCAAGATCCAGGCCCTGGAGAAGTATTTTTCCTTCCTCGTCAGCCGGGGTGAAGTGCCCGAGAGCGCGGTGCCCGTCAAAATCTTTTCATAAGGCAAAAGCATCATGCCAATCCTGCCCAAACCGGAAGAAAAGAAGCAGTTTGTCCGGGAAAAATTTGCTGCCATAAGCCGGCGTTACGACCTGCTGAACTCCCTGCTCTCGCTCCACATCGACCGCTACTGGCGCTGGCGCGCGACCCGCCTTCTGGCGCACCGGCCCACGGGCTGGGTGCTGGATCTCTGCGCCGGCACCCTGCCCCTGGCCCTGGAACTGACCCGTCAGGCGAAAAGCCGGCAGGTGCTGGCCGTGGATTTCTGCGAAGACATGCTGGGCGCCGGCCTGAAAACGCTGCATCGGGACGGCCGTCTGACCCGCATCCACCCGGTCTGCGGCGACGGGGAAAGGCTGCCGGTCGCCACGAACACCTGTCTGGGCTGCACCATTGCCTTTGGCATCAGGAACCTGGGCAGTGCGGAAAAGGGGCTGGCGGAAATGCAGCGCATCCTCGCGCCCGGCGGCCGGCTGGTGATTCTGGAATTTTCCCGGCCCGGCAATCCGCTGGTCAGGCCGCTCTACCATTTTTATCTGAACAAATTTCTCCCCGCAGTGGGGGGCCTCATTTCCGGCGACAGGCAGGCCTACCAGTATCTGGCCGAGTCCATCGCCGCCTTTTACGCGCCGGAAACCCTGATGCGGATGATGCGCGAGGCCGGCTTTTCCGGGGTGCGGCGCGTGCCCCTGACCTGGGGCATTGCGTCCCTGTATATCGGTGACAAAGGAGTCTGAGATGTGGCAGAAGCTCGCTGTTCTCCTGGAAATGATCAAGTTCAGGCATTCGGTGTTCGCTCTGCCCTTTGCCCTGATGGCGCTGGTGCTGGCCGCCGGTGGCTGGCCGCCTCTGCGCGTGCTCTTCTGGGTCGTTGTGGCCATGGTGAGCGCCCGCACCGCCGCCATGACCTTCAACCGCATTGTGGACCGCCGCTTCGATGCGGAAAACCCGCGCACCGCGGGCCGCGCCATCCCCGCCGGGCTGGTGGGTCTGAAGGAATCCTGGCTTTTGGTCCTGGGCTCCTCGGCCCTGTTTTTTTTGGCCTGCGCACTCATCAACACCTGTACGCTGGCGCTTTCGCCCTTTGCCCTGGGGCTCGTTCTGTTCTACTCGCTCACCAAGCGTTTCACCTGGCTCTGCCACGTGGTGCTGGGGCTGGCGCTGGGGCTGGCGCCCGTGGGCGGCTGGGTGGCGATGACCGACAGCTTTGCCGGCTATCCCTGGTCGCTCAGTCTGGGCATTCTGCTCTGGGTGGCGGGCTTTGACTGCATCTATGCCTGCCTGGACGCGGATTTCGACCGCCAGGCCGGGCTCTGTTCCATGCCCGCCCGCTTCGGTCGGAAAAACAGCTTCCGGGTGGCCGTGATCTGCCACACCCTGGCCTTTCTGCTCTTCACCCTAACCGGCCTTTTGATGCACCTGAACGGCTGGTACTATCTGGGCATTGTCCTGACCGCAGCCGCACTGTTCTACCAGCACCTCATCGTGAAGCCGGACGATCTCTCGCGGATCAAGATGTCCTTCTTCTCCATGAACGGGCTCATTGCCCTCACCCTTTTTCTGAGCACCTGTCTGGCGCTTGCCACGGCCTGATATGTTTCCTCGCGCCTGTCTCTTCCTGCTGTCCCTGCTGCTCACCGCCACCACCGCTGCCGCAGCGGTGCGGGAGCTCTTGCCTTCGGAGGTGCTGCCCCATGCCCTGGCCGTCATCTTTTCCGGGCAGGAGCAGTTGCACTACGAGATCACCTGGAGTGGCGGGATCAAAATCGGCGAGGTCAGGATGGCCGTTGTGCCCGTGCCCTCCCGGCCGGGCGACTTCAGGATCGTGGCCAGCGTCAGGAGCAGTGGCCCGCTCGAATCCTTTTACCCGGTGAACGACACCTTCCAGTGTCTGGTGAGCGGCGACATGAAGCTGCCCCTGGGCTATGCGGTGCTCCAGGTGGAGGGACACGGCAACAGACGGACGCTCCGTGAGAGCATCTACAATCAGAAGGCCCGTGTGGTCAGGTACAGGAAAAACGGGGGCCCGGAAACGCTGCACTCCATGAGCGGCACGGCCTACAATGAAATTGCCGCCTTTCTCATCACCCGGGCGCTCAACTTTTCGGCTGACAGCGCGCACAAGCCCCTCGTGGTGCCTGCCTTTGTGGACGGCCGCCGCCACGAGGTCAGGGTGCGGCTGATGCGCCAGGAACCCAGGCGCTCCATCTTTGGCACCATTCCGACCC
This region includes:
- a CDS encoding ubiquinone/menaquinone biosynthesis methyltransferase, with translation MPILPKPEEKKQFVREKFAAISRRYDLLNSLLSLHIDRYWRWRATRLLAHRPTGWVLDLCAGTLPLALELTRQAKSRQVLAVDFCEDMLGAGLKTLHRDGRLTRIHPVCGDGERLPVATNTCLGCTIAFGIRNLGSAEKGLAEMQRILAPGGRLVILEFSRPGNPLVRPLYHFYLNKFLPAVGGLISGDRQAYQYLAESIAAFYAPETLMRMMREAGFSGVRRVPLTWGIASLYIGDKGV
- a CDS encoding menaquinone biosynthetic enzyme MqnA/MqnD family protein; this encodes MTATARIGMVNYINVAPIYEIWKEKRLPAYWQVIEGHPRQLNELLLADRIDMGFVSAFAYALHPERYRIFSGLSISATGPVGSVFLFSRLPPAQLDGRRIILTKQSDTSIRLVQIILEEWYRIRPRYEQGLVYGPDSQAGDAAAVLAIGDDALRISREGSYPVAMDLGEAWMRHTGLPFVFSVWVVREDFVRAQPEEARRIRECLLACRREGRARLPEICRKAAARIPMDCGACAGYLRAIEHDLSPVKIQALEKYFSFLVSRGEVPESAVPVKIFS
- the mqnE gene encoding aminofutalosine synthase MqnE, with the protein product MDLYIEQAGLGHILEKVRAGKRLSLADGKTLYEHPNILALGYLANIVRERLNGKRVYFIYNQHINYSNICVNLCKFCAFGREREDPLAYEMTIDEIRRKVRERLDEPIDEIHVVGSVHPDLPFSWYLEMLKAIHEERPGVHVQAFTGVEIHHLAQLAGKSVAEALKELMAAGLGSMPGGGAEVFSPRVRALTCPKKISGEEWLQVARTAHKLGLKTNATMLYGHIETLDERLEHLDALRRLQDETQGFLAFIPLAYHPKNNELGQGRKATTGITDLKNIAVSRLMLDNFPHVKAYWIMLGQKMAQVALAFGADDLDGTVTEERITRMAGGEAGQVLGHQTLIRLIREAGLEPVQRDTLYSSLKVC
- a CDS encoding UbiA-like polyprenyltransferase — its product is MWQKLAVLLEMIKFRHSVFALPFALMALVLAAGGWPPLRVLFWVVVAMVSARTAAMTFNRIVDRRFDAENPRTAGRAIPAGLVGLKESWLLVLGSSALFFLACALINTCTLALSPFALGLVLFYSLTKRFTWLCHVVLGLALGLAPVGGWVAMTDSFAGYPWSLSLGILLWVAGFDCIYACLDADFDRQAGLCSMPARFGRKNSFRVAVICHTLAFLLFTLTGLLMHLNGWYYLGIVLTAAALFYQHLIVKPDDLSRIKMSFFSMNGLIALTLFLSTCLALATA
- a CDS encoding amidohydrolase family protein, producing MAIVLHTAAWLVPVAALPIKKGAVAVAAGKIVAVGPLAEVQARFPGVATHDHGEAALTPALINAHSHLELAHLHELSQQPHVGSFTAWVAKLLALRSQKGDNGAASAALAECRRLYDEGVSVLADIGNSDLPLDLMDRFPGRLLAFHEYLGITERDSDRNRARLQLEADSRLCSAHAPYSTHPALLQALKSRARRLGQILPIHVAEPPEELELLRSGGGEMAAFSRARAQDELHFQPAVAPTEGSIHYLYRLGLLDAETLCVHAVHLSEAELDILAGTGAKVCLCPGSNRFLGVGSAPVLRFLAHGILPALGTDSSASNPELSLWREMRLLAETPGLKPETIFAMATLGGAAALGLDRDFGSLAVGKSADMILVPLDRAVPDPAGLMQALVSPPGRHVIKRIAP
- a CDS encoding sigma-70 family RNA polymerase sigma factor, with amino-acid sequence MLSDIKNDLLEAGKDEGCITFQHLNELLPDQVKDPGAIEELFDFLGENNIEIVTQEKSGKRMTLAGEEWTGRKNAEEEGASEALPDNEDHEPEETTTTYLREMGQFDLLTPEEEARYSKTIREGFDAIIMLIREDRSGTEEIRMLAERIDLWERRDPILKPKKQQLNYMRQCVRRANSRHPDCSELFELATKIEAYNRKVEIAKDAMIRANLRLVVSIAKRYMYQGLTLADLIQEGNLGLMRAVFRFDYKKGNKFSTYASWWIRQAITRAILDKTRTIRLPVHFLELRSQFFKAFYSLLKELGREPTPVEISKMTDLPMDKILAILEASREPISLETPVGDDDSTLGDFLENQDSESPYESVQNRELANRVNEVLSTLTEREEKIIRLRFGIGEQAEYTLEEIGKRFKVSRERIRQIEKKALIRLRHSSRREKLRFFLD
- the mqnC gene encoding cyclic dehypoxanthinyl futalosine synthase, whose product is MALPDLMSRVAAGERVSGGEWLVLAREASLQELGFLAHAIRMRLHPEPLVTYVIDRNINYTDICISGCKFCAFFHAPGDRGTVLSREALAQKIRETRALGGTQVLLQGGLHPDLPFSFYEEMLRFMKGLDIHVHGFSPPEIQHFSNLSGLPTREVIKRLIAAGLDSIPGGGAEILNNRVRRELAPNKCDADTWIRIMGEAHEQGLKTTATMMFGHIETLEERLEHLERVRNLQDRTGGFTAFIPWPFQPDNTPLAASRHIEKTSAVHYLRMLALSRIFLDNVPNLQASWVTQGPKIAQLALFFGANDFGSTMIEENVVAAAGVHFRLSEQEIRRLVTDAGFTPHQRLMDYTLV
- a CDS encoding DUF3108 domain-containing protein, which gives rise to MFPRACLFLLSLLLTATTAAAAVRELLPSEVLPHALAVIFSGQEQLHYEITWSGGIKIGEVRMAVVPVPSRPGDFRIVASVRSSGPLESFYPVNDTFQCLVSGDMKLPLGYAVLQVEGHGNRRTLRESIYNQKARVVRYRKNGGPETLHSMSGTAYNEIAAFLITRALNFSADSAHKPLVVPAFVDGRRHEVRVRLMRQEPRRSIFGTIPTLKVQPIMQFKGLYDKSGSTVLWISDDRCRVPVEIKSRIAIGALVARLSEYRNPACPELSVQKGGRPEEGD